In Mastacembelus armatus chromosome 5, fMasArm1.2, whole genome shotgun sequence, a single genomic region encodes these proteins:
- the trub2 gene encoding pseudouridylate synthase TRUB2, mitochondrial: MATPAIRMFRRLEGLFCVYKPSGVHWKLVRDSIEANLLKGLNVTLSQPLPQEVRFLPHPESGTAAPKELTLSAASIPVLSKHPLVTGPEFQHIRVGVGHRLDAFSSGVLVLAVGNGNKALNNLYKTRITRDYTLQGEFGTATNDFSHMGRVVERSTYGHITQDKLDRVLAVLQGANQKALLMYSNVDMHSQEAYEMAVQGLLGPEGKSLPILIGLRCTHFELPNFTLEVQCINETQKYLCKVVHEIGLELRSTAVCTGVRRTRDGPFTLQDALIHHHWTATDVMQAIQHYHFSKKKILKDSL; the protein is encoded by the exons ATGGCAACTCCAGCGATTCGCATGTTTCGGAGGTTGGAGGGTCTGTTTTGTGTCTACAAACCATCGGGTGTTCACTGGAAACTCGTACGTGATAGCATCGAGGCAAATCTTCTTAAAG GTCTGAACGTCACACTATCCCAGCCACTTCCTCAGGAGGTCCGCTTCTTGCCACACCCAGAAAGTGGTACTGCAGCACCCAAAGAACTCACACTGTCTGCAGCCTCTATACCTGTACTATCCAAGCATCCATTGG taACTGGGCCTGAATTCCAACACATTCGAGTTGGAGTAGGACATCGCCTGGATGCATTTTCTTCTGGTGTCTTAG TTCTTGCAGTTGGAAATGGAAACAAGGCCCTGAATAATTTATACAAAACACGAATCACAAGG GATTACACATTACAGGGTGAATTTGGGACTGCAACAAACGATTTTTCTCACATGGGTCGAGTTGTGGAAAGGTCCACCTATG GTCACATCACACAGGATAAGCTGGACAGAGTACTGGCAGTGCTGCAGGGAGCCAATCAGAAAGCTTTGTTAAT GTACTCCAATGTAGACATGCATTCACAGGAAGCCTATGAAATGGCTGTGCAAGGTTTATTGGGGCCAGAGGGGAAATCGCTGCCAATTTTGATAGGCCTGCGTTGCACTCACTTTGAGCTGCCTAACTTCACATTAG AGGTGCAGTGTATAAATGAGACGCAGAAATATTTGTGCAAAGTTGTGCATGAGATAGGACTTGAGCTGCGCAGCACAGCAGTGTGTACAGGTGTTAGACGGACAAGAGATGGGCCTTTCACTCTGCAGGATGCCCTGATCCATCACCACTGGACTGCTACCGATGTCATGCAGGCTATCCAGCACTACCACTTCTCTAagaaaaaaattttaaaagacTCCCTGTGA